CCTGGTAGGGCGCGACCATCGGGAACCGGGTTCCCTGGCCGTGCGGCACGGTGCCGTCGGCGAGGTAGCCGGCGAGGTGGTAGCCGATGTAGCCGAGAGCCGTCTCGTAGAGCGAGACGTCGACGACCGAGCCCGCGCCCGTCCGCTCGCGCTCGAGCAGCGCCGCGAGCACGCCGAGCGCCGCCCACGTCCCCGTGCCCTGGTCGATCAGCGACGAGCCGACGCGCACCCCGGGCCGTCCCGGCTCGCCGGTGATCGAGATGAGTCCGCCGGCGGCCTGCATGAGCGCGTCGTAGCCGGGCTCGCGGCTCAGCGGCCCGACGCGGCCGTAGGCGCCGACCGAGCAGTAGACGAGGCGCGGGTTGCGCGCGCGGACGGCGTCGACCCCCAGGCCGAGCTCCCCGGCGAGGCCGGGGCGGAGGCTCTGGAGGAAGACGTCGGCGCCGTCGGCGAGCCGCAGCAGCGTCTCGCGCCCGCGCGGGTCGCGCAGCGACAGCGCGAGCGAGCGCTTGCCGGCGTTCGCGGACAGGAACATCGTGCTCTCGCCGTGCCAGAACGGCGGCCCCCAGGCACGGCCGTCGTCGCCGGTGTCGGGGCGCTCGACCTTGATCACGTCCGCGCCGAGCGCGGCGAGGATCTGGGCGCAGTAGGGGCCCGCGATCGACGTCGTCACGTCGAGCACGCGAACGCCATGCAGCGGATGGTGCGGCACGCAGCCATCATCGCCGTTCGCGTCCGCCCGCTGCTGCACCATGCGGCCGTCGCGGACGGCCTGTCTGCGAGGATGGGGCGCAGGCATGACGGTGCTCGCGCTCTTCGAACAGTTCACGCAGTGGGTGTCCGGCGCCTGGTGGAGCTACCCGGCCGTCTTCGGCGTCGCCATGCTCGACGCGTTCTTCCCGGTCGTCCCGAGCGAGACGCTCGCGATCACGGGCGGCGTGCTCGCAGCATCCGGCGACCTCGACGTCCTCCTCGTGATCGCCGCCGCGACGACGGGGGCGATCGTCGGCGACAACATCTCCTACTTCCTCGGCTCGTGGCTCGGAGAGCACACCGTCAAGCGGGTCTTCCGCGGCGAGAAGTCGCGCAGGGGCTTCGAGTGGGCCGAACGCCAGCTCGAGGAGCGCGGCACGTACCTGATCGTCGTCGCGCGGTTCATCCCGGGCGGCAGGACGGCGGTGACGTTCTCGTCCGGCTACGTCCACGCCTTCCCGTGGCGCCGCTTCATCGTCGCCGACGTGATCGCCGGCCTCGTCTGGGGCAACTACACGGTGCTGCTCGGGTACGTCGGCGGCAGGCAGTTCGAGGCCCAGCCGTGGAAGGGGCTGCTGCTCGCGTTCGTCGTCGCCGTCGGGCTCGCCGCCGCGATCGAGATCTTCCGCCACGTGCGCGCCAGGCGCGCCGCGACGAGGGCCTCGGAGTAGGGCCGCCGCTGCGACCGTCGTCGAGAACGCGCTCGCGCCCTGCGGCGCGCGGAGATGGGCGGGCGACGTACCGTGTGAGCGTGAACCGCCTCGCCGCAGAGACCAGCCCGTACCTGCTCCAGCACGCGGACAACCCGGTCGACTGGTACCCGTGGGGGGACGAGGCGCTCGAGCGCGCGCGGACGGAGGACCGGCCGATCCTGCTCTCCGTCGGCTACAGCGCCTGTCACTGGTGCCACGTGATGGCCCACGAGTCGTTCGAGAGCCCGGCCACCGCCGCGCTGATGAACGAGCATTTCGTCAACGTGAAGGTCGACCGCGAGGAGCGCCCGGACGTCGACGCGCTCTACATGGACGCGACGGTGGCGATGACGGGCCAGGGCGGATGGCCGATGACGGTGTTCCTGACCCCGGCCGGGGAGCCGTTCTACGCGGGCACGTACTTCCCGCCGGAGCCGCGGCACGGGATGCCGTCCTTCCCGCAGCTTCTGCTCGCGGTGGCGCAGGCGTGGAAGGAGCGCCGCGACGACATCCAACGGCAGGCGCGCACGCTGGTCGACGCGATCGGCAGCGCCTCGCGCGTACAGCCGTCGCGCGAGCCTCTCACCTCCGCCGTGCTCGCGGACGCCGAGCGCGGCATCGCGCGCACCTTCGAGCCCGCCTACGGCGGCTTCGGCCGCGCTCCCAAGTTCCCGCCTGCATCGACGCTCGAGTTCCTGCTGCGGCGCGGCGGGACGGAGGCGATCGCCATGGTGGCCGCGACGCTCGACGGGATGGCCGCGGGGGGCATGTACGACGTCGTCGGCGGCGGCTTCCACCGCTATTCGGTCGACGACCGCTGGCTCGTGCCGCACTTCGAGAAGATGCTCTACGACAACGCCCTGCTCGCATCGACGTACCTTCACGCCTGGGCCGTGACCGGAAACGGGCGCTACCGGCAGGTGGTCGAGGAGACCGTCGACTACATGCTGCGCGAGCTGCGGCTCGCCGACGGCGGCCTCGCCTCGGCCCAGGACGCGGACACCAACGGCGTCGAGGGGCTCACGTTCACGTGGACCGAGGAGGACGGGGTAGCGGCGGAGCTGCTGCACCCGTTCGAGCACGGGCGCTCGATCATCCGCGGCACGCTCGACCCCGAGCTCCGCGCTCGGCTGCTGGAGGAGCGCTCGCGCAGGCCGCAACCAGCGCTCGACGACAAGGTGCTCGCCTCGTGGAACGGTCTCGCGCTGGCCGCGCTCGCCGAGGCGGCACGGCGCCTCGAGCGCGAAGACTGGCTCGCCGCCGCCCGCGAGGTGGGAGCGTTCCTGCTCGGGCCGCTGTCGCGCGAGGACGGGCGCCTGTCGCGTGCATGGCGCGCGGGCAGGGTCGGCGGCGAGGGCTTCCTCGACGACTACGCGAACGCGGCGCACGGCCTGCTCGAGCTCCACGTGGCGACCGGCGAGGCGCGCTGGCTGCACGAGGCGCGCCGGCTGGCGCTGCTCGCGGTGGAGCTCCACCGCGACGACGAGCACGGCGGCTTCTTCCTGGCGGCGAAGGGAGGGCATGAGCTCGTCGCCCGCACGAAGAGCCTCGACGACAATCCGATTCCGTCCGGCAACTCCATGCTCGCGCACGTGCTGCTGCGGCTCGGCCGCATCTGGGGCGACGACGACCTCGAACGGCACGCGGTCGGCGTCCTCCGGCTCGTCGAGCCCGCCCTCCGCCGTGCGCCGGGAGCGTTCGGCTGGGCGCTGTGCGCGCTCGACCTGTGGCTTGCGCCGCCGCGGGAGATCGCGATCGCCGGTCCGGTCGGCAGCCCCGTCGCGCGGGCCGCGCTCGAGCCGTTCGCGCCCAACGCCGTCGTCGCGGTGGGGCCGGCCGAAGGCGTCCCCCTGCTCGCGGGGAAGGATCTCGTCGACGGCCGCGCGGCCGTGTACGTGTGCGAGCGCTTCGTCTGCCGTGCCCCTGTGACGGACGCGGGCGACGTGTCCGTCGCGCAGGCGTGACGGAGCCCCCGGTTCTCACCCCGGTCGCCTGCCGATAGTCTGCCGCGCATGGTAACCACCGAGCTGACGGGGGCGGAAGAGGTCGCCTGGGACCTCTCCGACCTCTACGAGAGCCCCGACGATCCCGCGCTCGAGGCCGACGTCGCGGATGCGGAGGGCTCCGCCGCCGCCTTCCGCGAGCGCTATCGCGGCACCGTCGCCTCGCTCGACGCCGCAGGTCTCGCCGAGGCGGTCGCCGAGCGAGAGCGCATCGAGTCCGCCGTCGACCGGGCGCTCACCTACGCGCACCTCAACTTCGCCACCAACATGGGCGACCCCGCCCGCGGCGCGCTGGTTGCGCGGCTGCAGGAGAAGGCCGCCGTCC
This genomic interval from Gaiella occulta contains the following:
- a CDS encoding CaiB/BaiF CoA transferase family protein translates to MPHHPLHGVRVLDVTTSIAGPYCAQILAALGADVIKVERPDTGDDGRAWGPPFWHGESTMFLSANAGKRSLALSLRDPRGRETLLRLADGADVFLQSLRPGLAGELGLGVDAVRARNPRLVYCSVGAYGRVGPLSREPGYDALMQAAGGLISITGEPGRPGVRVGSSLIDQGTGTWAALGVLAALLERERTGAGSVVDVSLYETALGYIGYHLAGYLADGTVPHGQGTRFPMVAPYQVFPTRDGALMIAGGNDRLFAALCEAVGMPELVGDPRFRTNPLRVEHRDELAELLEARLRSADSAEWHARLTAAGVPAAPVADVADVAHAPQTEALGFLQPLPHATIPDLRLPALPLSFDGERAVHRSAPPAVGEHTVEVLAEAGFNDDEIAALAAEGVINR
- a CDS encoding DedA family protein is translated as MTVLALFEQFTQWVSGAWWSYPAVFGVAMLDAFFPVVPSETLAITGGVLAASGDLDVLLVIAAATTGAIVGDNISYFLGSWLGEHTVKRVFRGEKSRRGFEWAERQLEERGTYLIVVARFIPGGRTAVTFSSGYVHAFPWRRFIVADVIAGLVWGNYTVLLGYVGGRQFEAQPWKGLLLAFVVAVGLAAAIEIFRHVRARRAATRASE
- a CDS encoding thioredoxin domain-containing protein — translated: MNRLAAETSPYLLQHADNPVDWYPWGDEALERARTEDRPILLSVGYSACHWCHVMAHESFESPATAALMNEHFVNVKVDREERPDVDALYMDATVAMTGQGGWPMTVFLTPAGEPFYAGTYFPPEPRHGMPSFPQLLLAVAQAWKERRDDIQRQARTLVDAIGSASRVQPSREPLTSAVLADAERGIARTFEPAYGGFGRAPKFPPASTLEFLLRRGGTEAIAMVAATLDGMAAGGMYDVVGGGFHRYSVDDRWLVPHFEKMLYDNALLASTYLHAWAVTGNGRYRQVVEETVDYMLRELRLADGGLASAQDADTNGVEGLTFTWTEEDGVAAELLHPFEHGRSIIRGTLDPELRARLLEERSRRPQPALDDKVLASWNGLALAALAEAARRLEREDWLAAAREVGAFLLGPLSREDGRLSRAWRAGRVGGEGFLDDYANAAHGLLELHVATGEARWLHEARRLALLAVELHRDDEHGGFFLAAKGGHELVARTKSLDDNPIPSGNSMLAHVLLRLGRIWGDDDLERHAVGVLRLVEPALRRAPGAFGWALCALDLWLAPPREIAIAGPVGSPVARAALEPFAPNAVVAVGPAEGVPLLAGKDLVDGRAAVYVCERFVCRAPVTDAGDVSVAQA